One Malus sylvestris chromosome 14, drMalSylv7.2, whole genome shotgun sequence DNA segment encodes these proteins:
- the LOC126598635 gene encoding S-formylglutathione hydrolase isoform X1, with translation METKPSEMSSSKMFGGYNKRYKHFSPTLGCSMTFHIYFPPSPSPSHRFPVLYWLSGLTCTDENFITKSGAQRVASSEGVALIAPDTSPRGLSIEGEADSWDFGVGAGFYLNATEEKWKNWRMYDYVVKELPQLLNDNFSQLDTSRASVSGHSMGGHGALTIYLKNLDKYKSVSAFAPIVNPINCPWGQKAFSNYLGGNKTDWEEYDATSLIKKFNDVSGTILIDQGEDDKFLHDQLMPHKFEEACQSAKVPLLLRLQPGYDHSYFFISTFIDDHIRHHAQALNLP, from the exons atggAGACGAAGCCAAGTGAGATGAGCAGCTCCAAGATGTTCGGAGGGTACAACAAGAGGTACAAGCATTTCAGCCCTACGCTCGGCTGCTCCATGACCTTCCACATCTACTTCCCTCcttccccttccccttcccACCGATTCCCT GTACTTTACTGGCTCTCTGGCCTGACCTGCACGGATGAAAATTTTATAACCAAGTCAGGAGCTCAACGCGTTGCCTCAAGTGAGGGTGTTGCTCTGATCGCTCCTGATACTTCTCCAA GAGGCTTGTCTATAGAAGGAGAGGCGGATAGCTGGGATTTTGGTGTAG GTGCTGGGTTTTATCTCAATGCTACTGAAGAGAAATGGAAGAACTGGCGCATGTACGATTATGTTGTCAAGGAGCTGCCACAACTTCTGAATGACAACTTTTCACAGCTTGATACATCGCGAGCATCTGTATCTGGTCATTCTATGGGTGGGCACGGTGCTTTGACAATCTACCTGAAAAACCTGGATAAATATAAG TCAGTATCTGCCTTTGCACCCATTGTGAATCCTATTAACTGTCCATGGGGCCAGAAAGCTTTCTCAAATTATCTAGGTGGCAATAAAACTGATTGGGAA GAATATGATGCCACTTCCCTAATTAAGAAGTTTAATGATGTTTCAGGTACCATTTTAATTGATCAG GGGGAAGATGATAAATTCTTGCATGATCAGTTGATGCCACACAAATTTGAAGAGGCATGTCAGAGTGCTAAAGTTCCACTCCTTCTGCGACTGCAGCCCGGTTATGATCACTCATACTTTTTCATTTCCACCTTCATCGATGATCACATCCGTCACCATGCTCAAGCCCTTAATCTACCGTGA
- the LOC126598635 gene encoding S-formylglutathione hydrolase isoform X2, translated as METKPSEMSSSKMFGGYNKRYKHFSPTLGCSMTFHIYFPPSPSPSHRFPVLYWLSGLTCTDENFITKSGAQRVASSEGVALIAPDTSPRGLSIEGEADSWDFGVGAGFYLNATEEKWKNWRMYDYVVKELPQLLNDNFSQLDTSRASVSGHSMGGHGALTIYLKNLDKYKEYDATSLIKKFNDVSGTILIDQGEDDKFLHDQLMPHKFEEACQSAKVPLLLRLQPGYDHSYFFISTFIDDHIRHHAQALNLP; from the exons atggAGACGAAGCCAAGTGAGATGAGCAGCTCCAAGATGTTCGGAGGGTACAACAAGAGGTACAAGCATTTCAGCCCTACGCTCGGCTGCTCCATGACCTTCCACATCTACTTCCCTCcttccccttccccttcccACCGATTCCCT GTACTTTACTGGCTCTCTGGCCTGACCTGCACGGATGAAAATTTTATAACCAAGTCAGGAGCTCAACGCGTTGCCTCAAGTGAGGGTGTTGCTCTGATCGCTCCTGATACTTCTCCAA GAGGCTTGTCTATAGAAGGAGAGGCGGATAGCTGGGATTTTGGTGTAG GTGCTGGGTTTTATCTCAATGCTACTGAAGAGAAATGGAAGAACTGGCGCATGTACGATTATGTTGTCAAGGAGCTGCCACAACTTCTGAATGACAACTTTTCACAGCTTGATACATCGCGAGCATCTGTATCTGGTCATTCTATGGGTGGGCACGGTGCTTTGACAATCTACCTGAAAAACCTGGATAAATATAAG GAATATGATGCCACTTCCCTAATTAAGAAGTTTAATGATGTTTCAGGTACCATTTTAATTGATCAG GGGGAAGATGATAAATTCTTGCATGATCAGTTGATGCCACACAAATTTGAAGAGGCATGTCAGAGTGCTAAAGTTCCACTCCTTCTGCGACTGCAGCCCGGTTATGATCACTCATACTTTTTCATTTCCACCTTCATCGATGATCACATCCGTCACCATGCTCAAGCCCTTAATCTACCGTGA